A genome region from Methanolinea sp. includes the following:
- a CDS encoding DNA-directed RNA polymerase subunit L — MNIKVLELTKDKARLIIQGEGHTFMNVLTEEILADPDVDVAKYLIKFQFSDPELLVTTNGKKDPLQAIADACRRISRTCDELLESVNSSARPGTGR; from the coding sequence ATGAATATAAAGGTCCTCGAACTGACGAAGGACAAGGCGAGGCTCATCATCCAGGGAGAGGGTCACACGTTCATGAACGTCCTCACGGAGGAGATACTTGCCGACCCCGACGTCGATGTCGCCAAGTACCTCATCAAATTCCAGTTCTCTGACCCCGAGCTCCTCGTCACGACGAACGGGAAGAAGGACCCCCTCCAGGCGATCGCGGACGCGTGCAGGCGCATCTCGAGGACGTGCGACGAACTGCTCGAGAGCGTGAACTCGTCCGCAAGGCCGGGCACCGGCCGCTAA
- a CDS encoding translation initiation factor IF-2 subunit beta yields the protein MVESYETLLKKAYTHVTEPAESTERFSVPEARAYIEGKTTVLENFAEIADILRRDKDHLMKFLLGELGTAGKIDGSRAIFNGKFEPSLINSLVRSYTEDYVICSECGKPDTRLVKDDRVLILRCDACGGHRPVRKRKARTEPVASEISEGATLDLEVQSTSKRGDGIVRMGKYIIYIPGGKPGQKVKVRITRISGSIVFTERLPP from the coding sequence ATGGTTGAATCTTACGAGACCCTCCTCAAGAAGGCCTACACCCACGTCACCGAGCCGGCCGAGTCGACCGAACGGTTCTCGGTCCCCGAGGCACGCGCCTACATCGAGGGCAAGACGACGGTGCTCGAGAATTTCGCCGAGATCGCGGACATCCTCCGGCGCGACAAGGACCACCTCATGAAGTTCCTCCTCGGCGAACTCGGGACCGCGGGGAAGATCGACGGCTCGCGGGCGATATTCAACGGGAAGTTCGAGCCGTCCCTCATCAACTCGCTTGTTCGGTCCTACACGGAGGACTACGTCATCTGCTCGGAGTGCGGGAAGCCCGACACGCGCCTCGTGAAGGACGACCGCGTCCTCATCCTCCGGTGCGACGCGTGCGGGGGACACAGGCCCGTCCGCAAGAGGAAGGCGAGGACCGAGCCGGTCGCGAGCGAGATCTCCGAGGGGGCGACGCTCGACCTCGAGGTTCAGTCCACGAGCAAGAGGGGTGACGGCATCGTGAGGATGGGCAAGTACATCATCTACATCCCGGGCGGGAAACCGGGCCAGAAAGTGAAGGTCAGAATCACGAGGATCTCGGGCTCGATAGTCTTCACCGAGAGGCTCCCACCCTGA